The window GACCACGAtgaggtgggaggagcaggtggagaaggccctcctcttccccttagCTGAGCGGATGCGTAGGATGCTGGCAATGATGTAGCCATAGGACATGAGGGTGAGCAGGAAGTTGAGGTATCCATAGAATTCATCAGCCAAGAGTGTCATAATGCTGTTCACATGGGTGGGACTGCAGGAGAGCAGCAACATTGGAGGGGTCTCACAGAAGAAGTGAGTGATTACATTGGGGCCACGGAAGGACAGCCGTGCCATCAGACCAGTGTGGACTGAGGCATTCAGGGCACAGATGACCCACACTGCCACAGCTAGTGCTAGGCAGAGCTGCAGACTCATCAGGGTCCCATAGTGCAGTGGCCGGCAAATGGCCACATAACGGTCATAGGCCATGACTGTGAGCAGCAGCAGCTCCGAAGATAGAGACCAGGACAAGAAGAAGAGCTGGGCCATGCAGCCCTGGAAGGAGATGGTGTTTTCCTCCCAGGCCAGGCCTACCAGCACCTTGGGCAGCACAGAGGAGGTGCAGATGATGTCCATGGTGGCCAGGTTgaacaggaaaaagtacatggggctGTGGAGACCAGAGCTGGAGGTGATGACGGTGATGATCAGAGTGTTTCCTACAAGGGCCATGGTGTAGAGGAAGATGAAGCAGCCAAGCAGGGGCAGATGCAGGTGTGGGTGCTCTGAGAACCCCTGCAGCACAAACTCTGTCACCAGTGTATGGTTGGACTTCCCCAACTGTCCAAGCATCACTCCTGGGCACCACTCCATGAGGTCATCAGTGCTGACCCTTCTCTATGGAAACTCTGCAGAGGTGACATGATAAGTGCTTCAGGCTCATATTTCCTTCTGTGTCTATTTTATACCTCATCTTGCTCTTGGGAAGGGATGAAGTCAACTGGTTTAACTGATGAAAGCCCATTTATTTGCAAAACCACCATGCAGTGCAATGAGTTTCTGAAAACCACATATCATTCATTGATTTTCACTTCATTTTCCCCTAGAAATCTTTGCCATCTAGATTTGTGTTATGGGCTGACCCACCCtcaccttttctttccttctcagtgGGGTTGAGGAGAACATCCCTTGCAGAGGACTGtctgttccttctctctctctctgagctctccaTGCACTGGCATTTGTGGACAAGTTTATGGAGGCAGTGTTTCTGCCTCCTACTCCCACAATGAAAGCTCCCTTCAGTTGGtcatctctgagcttctgtgcatCACCTGACAAACCCTGAATCTCAGGACTCTTCCTCAATACCTGCTATTTTAATCTTGAAGTGGAGATCTTCTTGACTTTCCTTCCATGTGCATGGTTCCTCACAGTCAGGCTTTGGGCATCTTTCCTCAACCTCTGTTGCTTTGGTCTATCTTACAACTCTGGCAGCTGGTTCTGCCCAAACTCTAACATTTGCAGATCTATCACTCCAGGTGATCTACCTCCCATGTTTCAGTCGTGTGAATCTCAAGCACTTCTGTGGTTTTCTGACTTCATGAACCACAGACCTTCAAACTCAACTTCCCTAGTATTACCCCCTAACATGTCTCTGCTGTGATTTTTCCCTCAGTGCAGTCATCTCCCCTACCTGGTCCTCATCCAAATCTCAGGTGTATCTCCTTGGGGCAGGGCACCTCTCTGGATCATTGCCATATCTTTAGGTCCTGACCATAGTAGGCACTGAAAAGACATTTGTTCAATGAACAAATGATATTATTTTACATCTTTCTTCCCTCTCATGCAACCAGTTTCCAAGGCCTGTAGCTAAAATGTCCTAAACATCTCTCAAAATATCCCTATACCTCATTTTCATCGATTCATTTTGGTCAAATTTTTGGCATCTCCAGGATGTTTAGTTTGTCATTGCAACAGGCACCCCATATATTTTACACTGAAACCAGGGTAACCATCCTAAAGGAAGCCCCAATATTGGTGTTCCCTCCTTTAAAGTGATCAAAGTCACCCTGAGTTTTCGTCTATGTCCAATCCTCCTGCTTGATATGGGAAGTCCTCGTAAGAGGGCCCTGGTGCCTCTTGCAGGGTTTCTCAGTGAAGAGACTTGTTCTCACACCTTAACTACTAACTCATTATCCATGAACGGACCACTTGGGTTCAAAGTGAATACACAGAGTAAAAattcagattttgtttttctcactGTAGTAGAAGGAGAAAGAAGCTCCATCTTATCTCCACTTGGAAATCTTGCAAATGATAGTCATAAGAAAAGTAATTCAGAGCAAGAACCTTAGCCAAAGGGACTAAGGAaatgcagatatttggaaatgggtcacaatttctgatttttttagaACACATGTGTATCTAGATATATGCTGCTCCATAAAATGTATAAAGGTGAtacgttttaaaatattgaaaaatttccaaatagtTGCTGACAATAGTAAATCAGAAATCAATGGCAATATTATAACTAAAATAATGCCAGCTCTATGGAAATTTCATGGCAAATTTCTAAATAACACATACTTCCAggaaatagcaagaaaaataagaaaatactttaaagtcaatgatttaaaaattatgttatgTCATACTTGTTTAAAAACACACAAGCGGTGATTTGTGAGAAATTTATAGATTTCTTTTATATTACAATTAAATCTATTTTAGGAGAGAGTGATAATGTTTAAAGTCAGTACCCCAAGTTTCTAATATATGAAAGAACAAGCCAATCTACTtgaatacagagaaaataaaaagcaggaaaatgtaGGTGTAACcatagaaattaatgaaataaagtcaAACAGTGGAGAGAATAAATGTATTTCAAAGCTGGACATATGGAAAGACTGCAATTTGATAATAGCCTGGAaggaataattaaaaacaaaaagaagggaaaacagtAATTACCAGTAAACAAGAATAACAAAAAGAACATATCTTCATATAGACCTTAAAATGATAATAAGGGAATACTATGTTTAaggcaaaaatttgaaaataaaaccataaaaatatatttatattatgtttaagggaaaaaatttgaaaagacagGAAATGTATGAATTCTTTGAAAAGCACAACTGACAAaaccaataaaaagtaaaaaaattctcAAGTTTAGATATTTGTGTAAGACATTTGAATTCTCTGAAAAAAAACTTCACTTGGATAGATACACTTGGGATTTTTAGCTAACATCTGATGAGGAAATAAATCATATCTCTCATCTGATGAGATACACAAACTCAGGAAACAATGGAGGGGAAACACTTTCCAAGTTTTTTAATGAGATCAGCAGAAATAGGTAAAATTCAAATGCTATGGCCTAGGAAACAGAATTTAAACACAGACCTCTAACTAAAAAGGATGAGAACTTGCTGATGGAAATAAATAAGAGATATGCCAGTTTCATGAACCGGAAGACTGAATGTTATTACGAGCCAGCAGTCTCCTAATTGATCTGTAAATTTAACACAATCACAATCCTAATGCTAGCAGACATTTTCCAAAAGAGAAATTGTTAAGCTGATACTAAAATTGATTGAAAAAACCTCAAAGAGCTGAGAACACAGTTTTGAAGAGAAGAACACATCTGATGGATTTATGGTGATGGGACATAGGAGTAAAATAATGAATGCTACTGTAATCATAAGAGTTTCATTTTTGCTTATGGACATACAAATAAATCattgaaaaagaataattgtTGAAAATAGACCCATAAATCTTAGTCAGTGATTTTTGTGATGACGTGCTAAAAATTCTTTGACAAAGgaatgtcttttcaataaattgtatTGGAGGAACTGAATAGGAACATGGAAAATATACAAACTTTGATTGCTACCTCACTCTTCATGAATATTGATAGTTGTTTAGTTATAGCCTAGTGaggaaagataaaattataaagctCCTGAAAGCAAACATAAGAGAATATCTTTGCCATCTTGTAGGCAACAATTATTAGAAAACATCCTGAAAATGAGACACAAACTGCTAATAATAAAAGATCCACCATTAAGCCagtcttcataaaaattaaaaacttctcatCACTAGACACTATTGAAAATGAATAGGCGAGCCATAAACTGGGAAGAATTATTCGCAATACTGGTAGGTAACCAATAACTCATATACAGACTATGGGAAGTCTCTGACAGCTGAAAAGTATGATTTCAAACTACTGGATACAAAATGGATCATGAAAGAAATAGAATGCACAGAAACCAGAATTTTCCGATGACCAATAAGTGCATCAAAAGTTCTCAATATAgctatcaggaaagtaaaaacatTTACTGATTGAAAATTCTGTATGTTtctaaactgtctttcaaaaacaagGCTAGAATTTAGACATCCTTAGATCAAGAAAATCTGAGAGAATTTATCACCATTATAATGGTCTTGTTAGAATTGCCAAGGGAATTTCTGAAGTTTGAAAACAAAGGACAATAGAAAATTGACTgaaaccacatgaagaaataaatatctcagTAAAGGTAATGACATAGGTATATATAAATGCCAGTGCCATCATATGTTGATTTATAACTCTACTTTTTTCTTCCTAATGGATTTAAacagaaatacataaaatgtggTGATAGATCAACCATTTTGAACTCATCATGACAaagatttaatttgaaaaaagaagTACATAAAGTTGGAGAATTTAGAACCTAAATTTATGCATGCTCTTGAAATGTTAAATTGGTATTGAAGCAatcaagattgttatagatttaggatgttaaatatagGTTCCATGATaacaagaaggaaaatgtcaGAGAATATGGAATGTGTAGAGACTGAAGGTAGAGTGCAAGCTACCAGGGAGGGTCACAGGGGCCAAGGGAGTTATGCAtaatgtagggtttctgtttggggtgatgagaaagttATAGTaaggatggtggtgaaggtaccATTATATAGTCAACGCGATGAACCCCACTGCTGTGGTAGGGTTGGGATGAGAAGATTTATTTTGTGTAAGTGTCgtcaaaattttagaaaacacaTGATAGAGAAATTAAACAGATAATGAAAATGCAATGTGATACATTGTCCTGGAAGTGAGCTaagaatggaggcagagactcaaaaagacattattgggaaaTAAGAAAAATTGGAAGATAACCTGTAAAgctttatatcaacattaaatttcttgaacttgataatgcCACTTAGgctgattacataagtgaatatacttGTTATTAAGAAATGTACAGGTATTCAAGGAGTATGTGTCCATCTGTTCCCCACTGTTCAGGatatagataggtaggtaggtatgGTGATAGATAAATGGATTGATTATGGATAGAATGACACAGTCATGATGGTGAAATAAAATTGGAGTATCAGGGTATCTAAGAAAGTTGGGGTTTGTTGGAATTTGTGTTTGCATAATCCTGaaagtttcaaattatttcaaaaaaagtgaaaaaacactCATAGAGCTCTACAAtgcaaagagtgaaccctaatgcaaactatgggctttagttaaaataatatattaatattgatTCATCAGTTGTAGCAAGTGTTCCACACTAATACAGGATGTTAAAATAAGGGAAATCTACACGGCTGACATTGGAGGGAGGATGTATTGGAatgctctgtattttctgtgcaATTTCTATGTAACCTACAGCTACTCAAGAATATGTGCATGGTAAAATTTATCAACACTAAAAGAGCAATGGATCAGTAATCATCAGATGCCTGCACAATGGCCTTAGCAAAGACTACTGGCATGCCTTTCTAGAGGCTGAATTCAAGGAACATACATTTAATCTCTTTCTTCTGGAGCCAGTAGCTGATATGCAGGGGAACAAATCTTGTACCTGGCCACTTCACATTTGCAGAGGGAGCCTGGGAACAAACAAAGCTGTGGGGCTCCTTCCATGCTTTGGAGAAGCTGCTGCACTCCTTGTCCTGCTTGGAAGACAGAGTGAGCTCTAATGCATTCCTCTGGAGGGGACAGTAAGTGGTCGAGGCTGCAGCTCCTGGGAGAGTCCGTGGGAGAATCTAGGAATTCAAAAGTGTTTCCACGACTGGCCTGGAGCAGCCCCACAAGGCAGTGAGTGAAGACAAGACCTCAGAGAGGACAGCGGCACAGCTGTAAGAGCTGAGGGTCTGTCAGGACCCAGGCTGCCTTTGGTCCACCACTGTGGCCACAGGCTCCCCCTGGGCCCCCAGACATTGTGAGCCTTGATGCATGCTGGATACACTGGGGGAAGGGTCACCTGTCTACAGCCCTCATATCATGTTCTTGCCccacttctttttctctctcaatatCTGACTTTTAAAGGGAAATGTCAACAATGTTTAGCTGACTTTATCTAAGTGTGAATCCACGATAGACACAGCTCTGTCAGATCTAATGGGACTGGATTAATATTTCCCTTTCATTAAATGTGAAGACCTTTTTCTGTTCTTGAATGTTGATCTGTAGACTTTAGAGTAAGAGCTTGGTGTCTGCAATTATTTCATAGAGTTCTCTCTGGAGACCATCAAGGGTGGGAGACCCCAAGTCTTCACTCATCATGGACATGGTTCTTAGATT is drawn from Tamandua tetradactyla isolate mTamTet1 chromosome 5, mTamTet1.pri, whole genome shotgun sequence and contains these coding sequences:
- the LOC143683020 gene encoding olfactory receptor 13A1-like, with protein sequence MEWCPGVMLGQLGKSNHTLVTEFVLQGFSEHPHLHLPLLGCFIFLYTMALVGNTLIITVITSSSGLHSPMYFFLFNLATMDIICTSSVLPKVLVGLAWEENTISFQGCMAQLFFLSWSLSSELLLLTVMAYDRYVAICRPLHYGTLMSLQLCLALAVAVWVICALNASVHTGLMARLSFRGPNVITHFFCETPPMLLLSCSPTHVNSIMTLLADEFYGYLNFLLTLMSYGYIIASILRIRSAKGKRRAFSTCSSHLIVVSIYYSAVSSAYISPASNYNPERNKLAGVLYTAVSPTLNPLIYTLRNKDVKTALRKLLPLCRP